The following coding sequences lie in one Rutidosis leptorrhynchoides isolate AG116_Rl617_1_P2 chromosome 6, CSIRO_AGI_Rlap_v1, whole genome shotgun sequence genomic window:
- the LOC139855588 gene encoding uncharacterized protein isoform X2 codes for MKSVVGMVVSNKMQKSVVVAVDRLFHNKLYNRYVKRTSKFMAHDEQNQCNIGDRVKLDPSRPLSKRKNWVVAEIVKKARIYTPVSAATPGDQGSKTAVTGSSSS; via the exons ATGAAATCGGTGGTTGGAATGGTGGTTTCTAACAAAATGCAGAAATCGGTGGTAGTTGCGGTTGATAGACTGTTTCATAACAAACTTTACAATCGTTACGTCAAACGTACCTCCAAATTCATGGCTCATGATGAACAAAATCAGTGCAATATTGGCGATCGT GTTAAGTTAGATCCTTCCAGACCATTGAGCAAACGGAAGAACTGGGTtgttgctgagattgtgaagaaagcACGCATATATACACCGGTATCAGCTGCAACTCCTGGTGATCAAGGCAGCAAGACAGCCGTAACGGGATCATCTTCATCTTAA
- the LOC139855588 gene encoding uncharacterized protein isoform X1 → MKSVVGMVVSNKMQKSVVVAVDRLFHNKLYNRYVKRTSKFMAHDEQNQCNIGDRFDFRNGGRMELILGVVALGVGTSYNNVKLDPSRPLSKRKNWVVAEIVKKARIYTPVSAATPGDQGSKTAVTGSSSS, encoded by the exons ATGAAATCGGTGGTTGGAATGGTGGTTTCTAACAAAATGCAGAAATCGGTGGTAGTTGCGGTTGATAGACTGTTTCATAACAAACTTTACAATCGTTACGTCAAACGTACCTCCAAATTCATGGCTCATGATGAACAAAATCAGTGCAATATTGGCGATCGT TTTGATTTCAGAAACGGTGGTAGAATGGAACTAATCCTTGGAGTTGTAGCTTTGGGAGTTGGAACATCGTATAATAAT GTTAAGTTAGATCCTTCCAGACCATTGAGCAAACGGAAGAACTGGGTtgttgctgagattgtgaagaaagcACGCATATATACACCGGTATCAGCTGCAACTCCTGGTGATCAAGGCAGCAAGACAGCCGTAACGGGATCATCTTCATCTTAA